From the Natrarchaeobaculum aegyptiacum genome, one window contains:
- a CDS encoding MBL fold metallo-hydrolase, whose translation MTQIQSDWDDWLVRDVEDASPDGVAVWYLGCNGFVIKGSDGTTIYVDPYLGLGDPPRTVRMIPVPFDPTDVTEADAVFATHEHTDHVHGPSQAPILGATGGTFYGPDDSVAVAREDESWTDQWDLESDQFAEVTEGDTLEVGEFTVHVESANDPDATHPVSYVFEHDAGTIFHGGDTRPSDEFDRIGEEYDLDLGILAFGTVGQIPDKQTREPKRTRWYNDENQIVEAAAALELEALLPSHWDMWRGLTSDPKVLHHHAKSFAYPRRLELVEIGDRVDL comes from the coding sequence ATGACACAGATCCAGAGCGACTGGGACGACTGGCTCGTCCGCGACGTCGAAGACGCCAGCCCCGACGGCGTCGCCGTCTGGTACCTCGGTTGCAACGGCTTCGTGATCAAGGGGTCCGACGGAACGACGATCTACGTCGACCCGTATCTCGGACTCGGCGACCCGCCACGGACCGTCCGGATGATCCCCGTCCCGTTCGATCCGACCGACGTCACGGAGGCAGACGCCGTCTTCGCGACCCACGAACACACCGATCACGTCCACGGCCCCAGCCAGGCACCCATCCTCGGGGCCACCGGCGGGACCTTCTACGGCCCAGACGATAGCGTCGCAGTCGCGCGCGAAGACGAATCGTGGACCGACCAGTGGGATCTCGAGTCAGACCAGTTCGCCGAAGTCACGGAAGGTGACACCCTCGAGGTTGGCGAGTTCACGGTCCACGTCGAGTCGGCGAACGACCCCGACGCGACCCACCCGGTGAGCTACGTTTTCGAACACGACGCGGGCACCATATTCCACGGCGGCGACACCAGGCCGAGCGACGAGTTCGATCGCATCGGCGAGGAATACGACCTCGACCTCGGCATCCTCGCGTTCGGAACCGTGGGACAGATCCCCGACAAACAGACGCGCGAACCCAAACGCACCCGCTGGTACAACGACGAGAACCAGATCGTCGAGGCCGCAGCCGCACTCGAACTCGAGGCGCTCCTGCCGAGCCACTGGGACATGTGGCGCGGACTCACCTCCGACCCGAAAGTGCTCCACCACCACGCGAAGAGTTTCGCCTACCCCCGACGACTCGAGCTGGTCGAAATTGGCGACCGCGTCGACCTCTGA
- the dph2 gene encoding diphthamide biosynthesis enzyme Dph2 — translation MSQESAQTDGDLRNTGMALKHDREWDYELERIVDAIEERDASKVGLQFPEGLKRRGPAVADDLRELADDDVTFMLSGQPCYGACDLDTYLMKRTDVFVHFGHSPMKDTDKVIYVPLFSNVEVTPIMEEALETLESPDETGEVGLVTTAQHMNRYEEMTEFLEERGYEVHSRRGDERLTHEGQVLGCNYASADVPADQVLYVGGGKFHPLGLAMEHPDKHVVIADPVNNVVTVADTEKFMKQRFGAVHRAMDAEKWGVIFCTKIGQGRWETAQEILADNDDAYLITMDEVTPDRLRNFDMDAFVNTGCPRITTDDGPQFHKPMLTPGEYEIAVGNKPLEELSFDTFHGTW, via the coding sequence ATGAGTCAGGAGTCGGCGCAGACGGACGGGGACCTCAGGAATACCGGGATGGCCCTCAAACACGATCGGGAGTGGGACTACGAACTCGAGCGAATCGTCGACGCCATCGAAGAGCGAGACGCCAGCAAGGTAGGCCTGCAGTTTCCCGAAGGGCTGAAACGCCGCGGCCCCGCCGTGGCCGACGACCTCCGGGAACTCGCCGACGACGACGTCACCTTCATGCTCTCGGGCCAGCCCTGTTACGGTGCCTGTGACCTCGACACCTATCTGATGAAGCGTACGGACGTCTTCGTTCACTTCGGCCACTCGCCGATGAAGGACACGGACAAGGTGATCTACGTGCCGCTGTTCTCGAACGTCGAGGTCACACCGATCATGGAAGAAGCACTCGAGACGCTCGAGTCTCCCGACGAGACTGGGGAGGTCGGTCTCGTCACGACCGCCCAGCACATGAATCGCTACGAGGAGATGACCGAGTTCCTCGAAGAGCGAGGGTACGAAGTCCACAGCCGACGCGGCGACGAACGTCTGACACACGAGGGACAGGTTCTCGGCTGCAACTACGCGAGCGCGGACGTGCCCGCAGATCAGGTCCTCTACGTCGGCGGCGGCAAGTTCCACCCGCTCGGGCTGGCGATGGAACACCCCGACAAGCACGTCGTCATCGCCGATCCCGTCAACAACGTCGTCACCGTCGCGGACACGGAGAAGTTCATGAAACAGCGCTTCGGTGCCGTCCACCGCGCGATGGACGCCGAGAAGTGGGGCGTCATCTTCTGTACCAAGATCGGACAGGGCCGCTGGGAAACGGCTCAGGAGATCCTCGCCGACAACGACGACGCCTACCTCATCACGATGGACGAGGTCACTCCCGACCGCCTCCGCAACTTCGACATGGACGCGTTCGTCAACACCGGCTGTCCCCGGATCACGACTGACGACGGCCCGCAGTTCCACAAACCGATGCTCACTCCCGGCGAGTACGAGATCGCGGTGGGGAACAAGCCACTTGAGGAGCTCTCATTCGACACGTTCCACGGAACCTGGTAG
- a CDS encoding ABC transporter permease has protein sequence MSPRSTVRWRAAVGIALASLRRSPARTTLAVLAVALAVLSVTVLASLGVGVVAMGEDGLENADRDVWVSSDPVDPATSGAENPIVGSHELSVELAERDDVRAAAPIAMHDVYVGTDPDDLERESAVGVQATHDGFDFEEGGGFDTFDDVYENGRSNEPTTEEIVLDPAVADELGVEVGDTIYVGTSRETAPDHEFTVVGTSDYYSQFLGSETVTVPLGDLQALAGTTGTDRATFVTAALEDDADADADEVAAELDEEYPEYDVRSSDDQMGAFLEERPLVLASGVTLVGLAVVGGLVLTTNLFALVTAQQREELAALRAVGLSKGLLAGTVGTQGVVVGLLGGLVGLAATPIAVGGLNRFSRSVIGFEDVLSTPLEVYVIGLGLALFVGTVVAVVTGFRAGRFARVEHLEE, from the coding sequence ATGAGCCCACGCAGCACCGTCAGGTGGCGCGCGGCCGTCGGCATCGCGCTGGCATCCCTTCGGCGATCACCGGCACGAACGACCCTCGCGGTCCTCGCCGTCGCGCTCGCCGTCCTCTCGGTGACCGTCCTCGCCAGCCTCGGCGTCGGCGTCGTCGCCATGGGCGAAGACGGCCTCGAGAACGCAGACCGGGACGTCTGGGTCTCGAGCGATCCGGTCGATCCCGCGACCAGCGGCGCGGAGAACCCGATCGTTGGCTCCCACGAGCTGTCGGTCGAACTCGCCGAACGCGACGACGTCCGCGCGGCCGCGCCCATCGCCATGCACGACGTCTACGTCGGCACCGACCCGGACGACCTCGAGCGCGAATCCGCCGTCGGCGTCCAGGCGACCCACGACGGATTCGACTTCGAGGAGGGGGGCGGCTTCGACACCTTCGACGACGTCTACGAGAACGGCCGATCGAACGAACCGACGACCGAGGAAATCGTGCTCGACCCCGCGGTCGCAGACGAACTCGGCGTGGAGGTCGGCGATACCATCTACGTCGGCACCAGCCGAGAGACCGCACCCGACCACGAGTTTACCGTCGTCGGTACCTCTGACTACTACTCGCAGTTCCTCGGGTCGGAAACCGTGACCGTCCCGCTGGGCGACCTGCAGGCCCTCGCTGGCACCACTGGCACCGACCGCGCGACGTTCGTCACCGCCGCACTCGAGGACGACGCCGACGCCGACGCCGACGAGGTCGCGGCCGAACTCGACGAGGAGTACCCCGAGTACGACGTCCGATCGAGCGACGACCAGATGGGCGCGTTCCTCGAGGAACGCCCGCTCGTCCTCGCGAGCGGCGTCACGCTCGTCGGCCTCGCCGTCGTCGGCGGCCTCGTCCTCACGACCAACCTGTTCGCGCTCGTCACCGCCCAGCAGCGCGAAGAGCTGGCGGCGCTGCGGGCCGTCGGCCTCTCGAAAGGGCTGCTCGCGGGGACGGTCGGTACCCAGGGCGTCGTCGTCGGTCTCCTCGGCGGTCTCGTCGGCCTCGCGGCGACCCCGATTGCCGTCGGCGGACTCAACCGCTTCTCGCGGTCGGTCATCGGCTTCGAAGACGTCCTCTCTACCCCGCTCGAGGTCTACGTCATCGGACTCGGACTGGCGCTCTTCGTCGGTACCGTCGTCGCCGTCGTCACCGGCTTCCGGGCTGGCAGGTTCGCCCGCGTCGAACATCTCGAGGAGTGA
- a CDS encoding METTL5 family protein → MRGPDRRELARRLEALADFTDPTADLEQYLTPAELAAHVIHLARVQGDLEGGETGSGSQPIVDLGTGTGVLGIGAALAGAPSVVGIDVDRSALAVARENVRRVGTETTIASRLEWVQGDVTRHPFDCSRATVVSNPPFGAQHGNRHADRAFLETAREIAAVSYTIHNTGSQSFVESFVADAGGEVTHAFRAPFPVEHRFDFHTAAQAELEVEVFRIEWSG, encoded by the coding sequence ATGAGAGGTCCCGACCGACGCGAACTCGCCCGCAGGCTCGAGGCGCTCGCCGACTTCACCGATCCGACGGCGGACCTCGAGCAGTACCTGACGCCGGCTGAACTCGCGGCACACGTCATTCATCTCGCCCGCGTGCAGGGCGATCTCGAGGGCGGTGAGACTGGTAGTGGGTCACAGCCGATCGTAGACCTCGGCACCGGCACGGGTGTTCTCGGGATCGGGGCCGCACTCGCCGGCGCGCCGTCGGTGGTCGGCATCGACGTGGATCGCTCCGCGCTCGCCGTGGCCCGCGAGAACGTACGCCGAGTCGGCACCGAGACGACGATTGCCTCACGCCTCGAGTGGGTTCAGGGCGACGTCACCCGCCATCCGTTCGACTGTTCACGCGCGACGGTGGTGTCGAATCCGCCCTTTGGTGCCCAGCACGGCAATCGACACGCCGACCGGGCGTTTCTCGAGACGGCGCGTGAGATCGCTGCCGTCTCCTATACGATCCACAATACGGGGAGTCAGTCGTTCGTGGAGTCCTTTGTGGCCGACGCTGGTGGAGAGGTCACCCACGCGTTTCGCGCTCCGTTCCCGGTCGAACACCGGTTCGACTTTCACACCGCAGCGCAGGCGGAACTCGAGGTGGAAGTGTTTCGGATCGAGTGGTCCGGGTAG
- a CDS encoding zinc finger domain-containing protein, with amino-acid sequence MDECPRCQRSLETLSLGDASTVTCPHCGYADVPVEHDSEVDDPESWQDAFNRFYDHQRRRVEREDR; translated from the coding sequence ATGGACGAGTGTCCCCGGTGTCAGCGCTCGCTCGAGACGCTGTCCCTCGGCGACGCCTCGACCGTCACCTGTCCACACTGTGGGTACGCAGACGTCCCCGTCGAGCACGACAGCGAGGTCGACGATCCGGAATCCTGGCAGGACGCGTTCAACAGATTCTACGATCATCAGCGCCGCCGGGTCGAGCGCGAGGATCGATAG
- a CDS encoding DUF5805 domain-containing protein: MATDDPSMERTSVKTYVPAYQKEEWARHAEALGMSQSEFIRTMVQAGRADFEIPSMVEPTATTDRAESTDTGDFEDRIVTVLKQENVLDWDELVDQLIDDVEDDLDAALGQLQDENRIRYSGRDGGYMLIDDE, encoded by the coding sequence ATGGCGACCGACGATCCGTCGATGGAACGAACGAGCGTGAAGACCTACGTTCCAGCGTACCAGAAAGAAGAGTGGGCCCGCCACGCAGAAGCCCTCGGGATGAGCCAGAGTGAGTTCATCCGCACGATGGTGCAGGCAGGACGAGCCGACTTCGAAATTCCATCGATGGTCGAACCGACCGCGACCACCGACCGGGCAGAATCGACGGATACTGGGGACTTCGAAGACCGGATCGTCACCGTCCTCAAGCAGGAAAACGTACTCGACTGGGACGAACTCGTCGATCAGCTAATCGACGATGTCGAAGACGATCTCGATGCTGCGCTGGGACAGTTGCAAGACGAGAACCGAATCAGGTACAGCGGGCGTGATGGAGGCTATATGCTGATCGACGATGAGTAA
- a CDS encoding ABC transporter permease: MADDPDLDGTRRVRWRGLLSLSVARLWRRATSTRRRRVATTLLTVATTIALLLTVTGVALALADGGAAADSDAEVQIVPDDSATLSTVDGVERPRLGEANQRAATIADDEAVDHASPVLAEPGSLESVDDGERQRVLLVGVVADDQSRTVGGLPTDDLEPGDPHYADGDYDGPPQGEIVLSQAAAERLGASEGDELGVPAPEAASETMTLSLEVVAVEEAESDGDTDVPIALVQASELQSFTGASEGELADRVVVWGDADGAASAAKSTYPDASVESTGSVDPSALFDDALALAASLLAALVGIVLCASFVATTAGMTVDDDRRSLAVLESIGIPQRGRLTVVAVSTLLTTVCGALIGAGIGYVGIYAVNAVASATIAPGTIALAHPVFVPYAVGVALVAGLVAIPYPLVIAARTNVLEEVGR; encoded by the coding sequence ATGGCCGATGACCCGGATCTGGATGGCACGCGGCGGGTGCGCTGGCGCGGGCTGCTCTCGCTGTCGGTCGCACGACTCTGGCGACGTGCCACGAGCACCAGACGCCGGCGCGTCGCGACGACCCTGCTCACCGTCGCGACGACGATCGCGCTCCTGTTGACTGTCACCGGCGTTGCGCTCGCACTGGCCGACGGAGGTGCGGCGGCCGATTCCGACGCCGAGGTACAGATCGTCCCCGACGACAGTGCGACTCTCTCGACCGTCGACGGCGTCGAACGGCCGCGACTCGGCGAGGCCAACCAGCGAGCCGCGACTATCGCAGACGACGAGGCGGTCGACCACGCCTCGCCAGTACTGGCCGAACCGGGCTCACTCGAGTCGGTCGACGACGGCGAGCGACAGCGCGTCCTCCTCGTCGGAGTCGTCGCCGACGATCAGTCCCGGACCGTCGGTGGGCTCCCGACCGACGACCTCGAGCCCGGTGACCCCCACTACGCCGACGGCGACTACGATGGCCCGCCGCAGGGCGAGATCGTCCTCTCACAGGCCGCAGCCGAGCGACTCGGGGCGAGCGAAGGCGACGAACTCGGCGTTCCCGCACCCGAAGCGGCCAGTGAGACGATGACGCTCAGTCTCGAGGTCGTCGCCGTCGAGGAAGCCGAAAGCGACGGCGACACGGACGTCCCGATCGCGCTGGTCCAGGCGAGCGAACTCCAGTCGTTCACCGGCGCGAGTGAGGGGGAACTCGCCGACCGCGTCGTCGTCTGGGGCGACGCTGATGGGGCCGCGAGTGCCGCGAAATCGACCTATCCAGACGCCAGCGTGGAATCGACCGGGAGCGTCGACCCGAGTGCACTCTTCGACGACGCGCTAGCGCTCGCTGCCAGCCTGCTGGCTGCCCTCGTTGGGATCGTCCTCTGTGCATCGTTCGTCGCCACCACCGCCGGGATGACCGTCGACGACGACCGCCGGTCGCTCGCGGTCCTCGAGTCCATCGGCATCCCTCAGCGAGGCCGGTTGACCGTCGTCGCCGTCTCGACGCTGCTCACCACGGTCTGTGGGGCGCTGATCGGGGCCGGGATCGGGTACGTCGGCATCTACGCCGTCAACGCCGTCGCGAGCGCGACGATCGCCCCCGGGACGATCGCCCTCGCGCACCCGGTGTTCGTTCCCTACGCCGTCGGCGTCGCACTCGTCGCCGGACTGGTCGCGATCCCCTATCCGCTCGTGATCGCCGCCCGCACGAACGTCCTCGAGGAGGTGGGTCGATGA
- a CDS encoding putative phosphothreonine lyase domain-containg protein, with product MVLDHRQVDTGDDDRYWLSARRVTGYPRIARDGYFPTHGVTRPAAVTVADLPPADSDAVRALDECALESRLTSGTWEVPVTDDVLSRWRAILADVSAEQFWDAKLTTAAGRDALGYDEYVVAVYTPTYFDTADVFRVRDRLRTHHDVTAEIRYRPDVYVRNGIDDETAPEWGLDDAARFRD from the coding sequence ATGGTCCTCGATCACCGGCAGGTCGATACGGGAGACGACGACCGGTACTGGCTCTCCGCCCGCCGCGTCACCGGCTACCCGCGTATCGCCCGCGATGGCTACTTCCCGACCCACGGAGTCACCCGCCCCGCCGCGGTAACAGTCGCCGACCTCCCGCCCGCAGACTCCGACGCGGTGCGCGCACTCGACGAGTGTGCCCTCGAGTCCCGGCTCACGAGTGGTACGTGGGAAGTCCCAGTAACCGACGACGTGCTCTCGCGCTGGCGGGCCATCCTCGCCGACGTCAGCGCCGAACAGTTCTGGGACGCAAAATTGACGACCGCCGCCGGCCGCGACGCACTGGGCTACGACGAGTACGTCGTCGCCGTCTACACGCCCACCTACTTCGACACCGCAGATGTCTTCCGCGTTCGCGACCGCCTCCGAACCCACCACGACGTCACCGCGGAGATCAGGTACCGCCCCGACGTCTACGTCCGAAACGGGATCGACGACGAGACGGCCCCCGAGTGGGGACTCGATGACGCAGCCCGGTTCCGGGATTGA
- a CDS encoding cupin domain-containing protein yields the protein MGQVNETDLEWAEYDEDDATFRRKRLGEAADSERLGCSLYELPPESRAWPYHYHTANEEALYVLAGSGTLRLDGETHALEAGDFVACPADESGGHRVCNDSNDPLRYLAISTMVEPDVTVYPEREKLGVFVGSPPGGRGERSLHGYYPLDADVDYWESDDER from the coding sequence ATGGGCCAGGTCAACGAAACCGACCTCGAGTGGGCCGAATACGACGAGGACGACGCGACGTTCAGGCGGAAACGACTCGGCGAGGCAGCCGATTCGGAACGACTCGGCTGTAGCCTCTACGAACTCCCGCCGGAATCGCGCGCGTGGCCGTACCACTACCACACCGCGAACGAAGAGGCGTTGTACGTCCTCGCGGGCAGCGGAACGCTCAGACTCGACGGCGAGACGCACGCACTCGAGGCCGGGGATTTCGTCGCGTGTCCAGCCGACGAATCCGGCGGTCACCGGGTGTGCAACGATTCCAACGACCCCCTGCGATACCTTGCGATATCGACGATGGTGGAGCCGGACGTAACTGTCTACCCGGAGCGAGAGAAACTCGGCGTCTTCGTCGGTTCACCGCCAGGCGGCCGGGGCGAACGATCCCTGCACGGGTACTATCCGCTCGACGCCGACGTCGACTACTGGGAGAGCGATGACGAACGATGA
- a CDS encoding rhomboid family intramembrane serine protease — translation MLSFVGPVLAAVVVLSVVGSIAVVRWLQEPPRGWYEVASARLVYGVPWGTLIVLSIVLAVYLFVQDGVTDPSNPVSLPFRSWSYFSPLGMALGSFAHASFGHLLGNVAGALVVAPIAEYAWGHYPQTRSGDDSSTRSGLGGALETAWVTPWVRAAVIFPLAVVVIGLVTSLFSLGPVIGFSGLVYAFAGFAIVRYPITTLLATTLLQSAVLTTYRALQTPVLVYVAEASPPSPPSWATIAIQGHALGFFLGLVCGLLVLERRSVRPDPLHVWLAILLFAISKGLWQIYWFGEGNTFLRFQGPGLAIVAILALVITLAIVASSRPLLPPGLDGRLRRTLERLPGNEAGRTTDPPSPLERPLELAQSADLGSARSAVRLDRVTSLAAGGRTDDRPPLSPSTRRGAAFFVVLFVVAILAGMAVPTNLFVLAEPTHDPETAIEIEGYAVEYAESTDNQLVSGIGIEAIESDEGLEASGVIVSSADRNLWLEEVSSDQLAFSGNESITVGGPGWRETVYAERTGWDVVGNETVYNVHLSGPDDERLAFESGGAVADPQVAGQRLAVVPQDGDFYVGAGDSVEEGLEGAPVPAANESVDVGNVTVERDADGETLYAVADGTRVAIANEETYRG, via the coding sequence ATGCTCTCGTTCGTCGGCCCCGTTCTCGCCGCGGTCGTGGTACTCTCGGTAGTGGGGTCGATCGCCGTCGTCCGCTGGCTGCAGGAGCCGCCTCGAGGCTGGTACGAGGTTGCCTCCGCTCGGCTGGTCTACGGCGTCCCGTGGGGGACGCTGATCGTGCTGTCGATCGTCCTCGCTGTCTACCTGTTCGTCCAGGACGGGGTCACCGATCCGTCGAACCCGGTGTCGCTCCCGTTCCGTTCCTGGTCGTACTTCTCGCCGCTCGGGATGGCGCTGGGATCGTTCGCACACGCCAGCTTCGGCCACCTGCTCGGGAACGTCGCCGGTGCGCTCGTCGTCGCACCGATCGCCGAGTACGCGTGGGGACACTACCCGCAGACGCGCAGTGGCGACGACTCGAGCACCCGATCGGGGCTCGGAGGGGCTCTCGAGACGGCCTGGGTCACCCCCTGGGTTCGCGCAGCGGTGATCTTTCCGCTCGCTGTCGTCGTGATCGGGCTGGTGACCAGCCTGTTCTCGCTCGGCCCGGTCATCGGCTTCTCCGGACTCGTCTACGCCTTCGCCGGATTCGCGATCGTCCGTTACCCGATTACCACGCTCCTCGCGACGACGCTCCTGCAAAGTGCCGTCCTCACCACCTACCGGGCCCTCCAGACGCCAGTGCTCGTCTACGTCGCCGAAGCCAGCCCGCCGTCGCCACCGTCGTGGGCGACGATCGCGATCCAGGGTCACGCTCTGGGCTTCTTCCTCGGACTGGTCTGTGGGTTGCTCGTACTCGAGCGGCGGTCCGTTAGACCCGATCCACTGCACGTCTGGCTCGCGATCTTGCTCTTTGCGATCTCGAAAGGGCTGTGGCAGATCTACTGGTTCGGCGAGGGTAACACCTTCCTGCGATTCCAGGGTCCCGGACTCGCGATCGTCGCAATCCTCGCACTCGTCATCACGCTCGCCATCGTCGCCTCGAGTCGGCCCCTGTTGCCGCCGGGGCTCGACGGCCGACTGCGACGGACGCTCGAACGACTCCCGGGGAACGAAGCGGGCCGGACGACGGACCCACCGTCGCCGCTCGAGCGCCCGCTGGAACTGGCACAAAGCGCGGACCTCGGGTCGGCTCGCTCGGCAGTCCGTCTCGATCGGGTGACCAGCCTCGCTGCCGGCGGTCGAACGGACGACCGACCGCCGCTCTCGCCGAGTACGCGCCGTGGAGCGGCGTTCTTCGTCGTCCTGTTCGTCGTGGCGATTCTCGCCGGGATGGCCGTGCCGACGAACCTGTTCGTCCTCGCAGAGCCGACCCACGATCCGGAAACCGCGATCGAAATCGAGGGCTACGCCGTCGAGTACGCCGAATCGACGGACAACCAGCTCGTCTCCGGAATCGGTATCGAGGCGATCGAGAGCGACGAGGGGCTCGAGGCCAGCGGCGTGATCGTCTCGAGTGCGGATCGAAACCTCTGGCTCGAGGAGGTCTCGAGCGATCAGCTCGCTTTTAGCGGGAACGAATCGATTACCGTGGGTGGCCCCGGCTGGCGCGAAACGGTCTACGCCGAACGGACCGGCTGGGACGTCGTCGGCAACGAGACGGTGTACAACGTCCACCTGTCCGGCCCCGACGACGAGCGCCTCGCGTTCGAGTCCGGCGGTGCCGTCGCGGATCCGCAGGTCGCAGGCCAGCGGCTGGCCGTCGTCCCGCAGGACGGCGACTTCTACGTCGGCGCTGGCGACTCGGTCGAAGAGGGGCTCGAGGGTGCACCCGTCCCGGCCGCAAACGAGTCGGTCGACGTCGGCAACGTCACCGTCGAGCGCGATGCCGACGGCGAAACGCTGTACGCAGTCGCCGACGGGACGAGGGTCGCCATCGCGAACGAGGAGACGTACCGGGGCTGA
- a CDS encoding DNA-directed RNA polymerase subunit L: MELRVTESSEEELSIEIAGEDHTFMNVLKGTLLEHDDVRAATYDVNPEQSGGQTEPILTIKTEGGVDPLDALEEAAADVREKAVTFREAFEAAA; this comes from the coding sequence ATGGAACTGCGGGTCACCGAGAGCAGCGAGGAAGAACTCTCGATCGAGATCGCGGGCGAGGACCACACGTTCATGAACGTACTCAAGGGCACCCTACTCGAGCACGACGACGTTCGTGCGGCGACGTACGACGTCAACCCCGAGCAGTCCGGTGGCCAGACCGAGCCGATCCTGACGATCAAGACCGAAGGCGGCGTCGACCCACTCGACGCGCTCGAGGAGGCTGCAGCGGACGTCCGCGAGAAGGCAGTTACCTTCCGTGAGGCGTTCGAAGCGGCAGCCTGA
- a CDS encoding DUF7139 domain-containing protein, translated as MAADSLENGRLFALYRRYIGEPEDRTDVYLGFSLFLGGIGLAVVALALFLWSATLETHTDAYYASVRPAYALVMAALPITMLGIVVLLPADRKVRYTSMAGVVLTIVAAAGFVYAYPEDWYFHGQDYTLEVVVTYAVGVAGVTASTGAALIAHYLELARSVDVIESADESDADAEEEAESYTDEEIRRDIDAAMDGVELSWGGVEKSDNTQLQFETHEFDDVNVDVTAKTTRSSGVDEQVAGLKGLKGGEKKKTTSSESVEDQTAKLRELRTQRMAEEGPDGAELESGAETEEGLLETLRNRVRSLLGRN; from the coding sequence ATGGCAGCGGATTCGCTCGAAAACGGACGTCTCTTTGCCCTCTACCGCCGGTATATCGGCGAACCGGAGGATCGAACCGACGTCTACCTCGGATTCAGTCTCTTCCTCGGGGGCATCGGACTCGCAGTCGTCGCCCTGGCGCTGTTCCTCTGGAGCGCGACGCTCGAGACCCACACCGACGCGTACTACGCGAGCGTTCGGCCCGCGTACGCGCTCGTGATGGCGGCGCTTCCCATCACCATGCTCGGCATCGTCGTTCTGTTGCCAGCCGACCGGAAGGTTCGGTACACGTCGATGGCTGGGGTCGTGCTCACGATCGTTGCCGCTGCCGGGTTCGTCTACGCCTATCCCGAGGACTGGTACTTCCACGGCCAGGACTACACGCTCGAGGTCGTCGTCACCTACGCGGTCGGCGTCGCCGGCGTCACGGCCTCGACAGGGGCTGCGCTCATCGCTCACTACCTCGAGCTGGCCCGGTCTGTGGACGTAATCGAGTCGGCGGACGAATCAGACGCCGACGCCGAGGAGGAGGCAGAATCCTACACCGACGAGGAGATTCGCCGCGACATCGACGCGGCGATGGACGGCGTCGAACTCTCCTGGGGTGGCGTCGAGAAGTCCGACAACACGCAGTTGCAGTTCGAGACCCACGAGTTCGACGACGTGAACGTCGACGTCACCGCGAAGACGACCCGGTCGTCGGGCGTGGACGAACAGGTCGCCGGCCTCAAGGGACTGAAAGGCGGCGAGAAGAAGAAGACGACCTCGAGTGAGTCCGTCGAGGACCAGACCGCCAAGTTGCGCGAGTTGCGCACTCAGCGGATGGCCGAGGAGGGACCAGACGGCGCCGAACTCGAGAGCGGTGCCGAGACCGAGGAGGGCCTTCTGGAAACGCTTCGAAACCGCGTTCGGTCACTTCTCGGACGTAATTAA
- a CDS encoding ABC transporter ATP-binding protein yields MINRILRVSGTATTSQSERAPASRAPVSLERVTHEYGTGGGRFGRGPERTVTALDGVSLSVDPGEIVGLEGPSGSGKSTIIHAVAGLLVPTTGSVRLLETDLTALTDRERTRVRRRHVGIVFQRFHLLPSLSARANVALPLVQAGVPRRRRRERASELLATVGLADRTTHLPSELSGGERQRVAIARALATDPDVLVADEPTGELDTETGRDVLELLTALGEERAVLVASHDADTLAVADRVVTLRDGRVVDDGR; encoded by the coding sequence ATGATCAACCGAATACTGCGGGTTTCGGGCACTGCCACGACGAGCCAGAGCGAGCGAGCGCCGGCCAGTCGGGCACCCGTCTCGCTCGAGCGCGTCACACACGAGTACGGCACCGGAGGCGGGCGGTTCGGTCGCGGGCCCGAACGAACCGTGACGGCCCTCGACGGCGTCTCCCTCTCGGTCGATCCCGGCGAAATCGTCGGCCTCGAGGGTCCAAGCGGCAGCGGAAAGTCGACGATCATCCACGCCGTCGCCGGCTTGCTCGTTCCGACGACGGGGTCGGTTCGCCTCCTCGAGACCGATCTCACGGCGCTCACCGATCGCGAGCGCACGCGGGTGCGTCGTCGACACGTCGGGATCGTCTTCCAGCGGTTTCACCTCCTGCCGTCGCTGTCGGCGCGAGCCAACGTCGCGCTCCCACTGGTGCAGGCCGGGGTCCCGAGACGCCGACGACGCGAGCGCGCAAGCGAATTGCTCGCGACCGTCGGCCTGGCGGATCGCACGACGCACCTCCCGAGCGAACTCAGTGGCGGTGAACGACAGCGCGTCGCCATTGCAAGAGCCCTCGCGACGGATCCCGACGTGCTCGTCGCCGACGAACCCACCGGAGAACTCGACACCGAGACCGGCCGCGACGTCCTCGAGTTGCTGACGGCGCTCGGAGAAGAACGTGCCGTGCTGGTTGCCTCTCACGACGCCGACACGCTGGCCGTCGCCGACCGGGTGGTCACGCTTCGGGACGGACGGGTGGTCGACGATGGCCGATGA